In Neosynechococcus sphagnicola sy1, one genomic interval encodes:
- the rpsC gene encoding 30S ribosomal protein S3 encodes MGQKIHPTGFRLAVSRNWSSRWYASNRDFAGMLAEDIKVREYLKAKLKNAAVSRILIERPAKNARITIYSARPGVVIGKKGEDIENLKKELASRLGVPVAVNIEEVRKPE; translated from the coding sequence ATGGGACAGAAAATCCATCCTACCGGCTTCCGCCTTGCGGTCAGCCGCAACTGGTCCAGCCGTTGGTACGCCAGCAACCGCGACTTCGCGGGCATGCTGGCCGAAGACATCAAGGTGCGTGAGTACCTGAAGGCCAAGCTGAAGAACGCGGCTGTGTCGCGCATCTTGATCGAGCGCCCCGCCAAGAACGCCCGCATCACCATTTACTCGGCACGTCCTGGTGTGGTGATCGGCAAGAAGGGTGAAGACATCGAGAACCTGAAGAAGGAACTCGCGTCGCGTCTGGGCGTGCCTGTCGCAGTGAACATCGAAGAAGTGCGCAAGCCCGAA